Proteins found in one bacterium HR11 genomic segment:
- the gyrB gene encoding Type 2 topoisomerase subunit B: MATKTTETVLTPDVQAYTAEAIQVLRGLEPVRQRPAMYIGSTDIRGLHHLAYEVIDNSVDEAQAGFCTEIQVTIHVDGSLSVVDNGRGIPVDIHPDVGRPAAEVVLTTLHAGGKFGGSVYKVSGGLHGVGVSVVNALSEWLELEIWRDGKVYLQRYRRGEPVEDLQVVGETQRRGTKVRFKPDPQIFTETTEFSAEILAQRLRELAFLNRGLRLELIDERTGRQQVFQYDGGIVQFLAEFNRAKRVLHPEPIEVRGERDGVLVHLAFQYTDSYQEQIFSYANSIPTKDGGTHVTGFRSAITRAIQQYAQRENLLPKKLSGLTGDDVREGLVAVVSVWIPNVLRPQFEGQTKGRLGNPEVKGIVESIAYDAIVRYLEEHPDTARAIVEKAVEAARAREAAQKAKELVRRKSALDGSSLPGKLADCQERDPRLCELFIVEGESAGGSAKQGRDRRFQAVLPLKGKILNVEKARLEKVLSNDEITAIIEAIGAGADPEDYDLSKLRYHKVIIMADADIDGSHIRTLLLTFFFRQMPWLIENGHLYIAQPPLYRVKKGKREFYVKDDAELRRLLLQTALENVRVRIDGRPYAPDRLHGVLMDLAQARPFLERLERKGYPADLIHRLITFGLTDRSALADARRVQDLVSILEGDGYQVTARELDAEHGVHRLILRSLERGVHGRAIGWELIDAPEYGAVVEIYSRQPDLARATAFTLEESDGRRHEFRSWLELYEYLDQVGRKGITITRFKGLGEMNPEQLWETTMNPETRTLLQVTIEDAMEADQTFSVLMGEQVEPRRDFILTHALEFRNLDI, translated from the coding sequence ATGGCGACCAAGACGACGGAGACGGTCTTGACGCCCGATGTACAGGCTTATACGGCGGAGGCGATCCAGGTCCTACGGGGCCTGGAGCCCGTCCGCCAGCGCCCCGCCATGTACATCGGGAGCACCGACATTCGGGGCCTTCACCATCTGGCTTACGAGGTCATCGACAACAGCGTCGACGAGGCCCAGGCCGGCTTCTGTACCGAGATTCAGGTCACGATCCACGTCGACGGGAGCCTCTCGGTCGTCGACAACGGGCGGGGGATTCCGGTCGACATCCATCCCGACGTCGGTCGTCCGGCCGCCGAGGTCGTCCTGACGACCCTGCACGCCGGCGGCAAGTTCGGCGGCTCCGTCTACAAGGTCTCGGGCGGACTCCACGGGGTCGGCGTGTCGGTCGTCAATGCCCTGTCGGAGTGGCTCGAGTTGGAGATCTGGCGGGACGGCAAGGTGTACCTGCAACGCTACCGTCGGGGTGAGCCCGTCGAGGACCTCCAGGTCGTCGGCGAGACCCAGCGTCGGGGCACGAAGGTCCGCTTCAAGCCGGACCCCCAGATTTTCACGGAGACGACCGAGTTCAGCGCCGAGATCCTGGCCCAGCGGCTTCGGGAGCTGGCCTTTCTGAACCGGGGCCTTCGCCTGGAGCTCATCGACGAGCGGACGGGTCGTCAGCAGGTGTTTCAGTACGACGGCGGCATCGTTCAGTTTCTGGCGGAATTTAACCGCGCGAAGCGGGTCCTCCATCCGGAGCCCATCGAAGTCCGTGGGGAAAGGGACGGCGTCCTCGTCCATTTGGCCTTTCAGTACACGGACAGCTATCAGGAGCAGATCTTTTCCTATGCCAACTCGATCCCCACGAAGGACGGCGGGACGCACGTCACGGGCTTCCGGTCGGCCATCACGCGGGCCATCCAGCAGTACGCCCAACGGGAGAATCTCCTGCCCAAGAAGCTGTCGGGCCTGACGGGCGACGACGTCCGGGAGGGCCTGGTCGCCGTCGTATCGGTGTGGATCCCGAACGTCCTGCGGCCCCAGTTCGAGGGCCAGACGAAGGGCCGCCTCGGGAACCCCGAGGTCAAGGGGATCGTCGAGTCGATCGCTTACGACGCCATCGTCCGCTACCTCGAAGAGCATCCCGACACGGCCCGGGCCATCGTCGAGAAGGCCGTCGAGGCGGCCCGGGCCCGAGAGGCCGCCCAGAAGGCCAAGGAGCTCGTCCGTCGCAAGAGCGCCCTCGACGGGAGTAGCCTCCCCGGCAAGCTGGCCGACTGTCAGGAGCGGGACCCCCGGCTGTGCGAGCTGTTCATCGTCGAGGGCGAGTCGGCCGGCGGTTCGGCCAAGCAGGGTCGGGACCGCCGCTTTCAGGCCGTCTTACCCCTGAAGGGGAAGATCCTCAACGTCGAGAAGGCCCGGCTCGAGAAGGTCCTGTCCAACGACGAAATCACGGCCATCATCGAGGCCATCGGGGCCGGGGCCGACCCCGAGGACTACGACCTGAGCAAGCTCCGGTACCATAAGGTCATCATCATGGCCGACGCCGACATCGACGGGAGCCACATCCGGACGCTCCTGCTGACCTTCTTCTTCCGCCAGATGCCGTGGCTCATCGAGAACGGCCACCTCTACATCGCCCAGCCCCCGTTGTACCGGGTCAAGAAGGGCAAGCGGGAGTTTTACGTGAAGGACGACGCCGAACTCCGCCGCCTGCTCCTCCAGACGGCCTTGGAAAATGTCAGGGTCCGTATCGACGGTCGGCCCTATGCGCCCGACCGGCTCCACGGCGTCCTGATGGACCTGGCCCAGGCCCGTCCGTTCCTGGAACGGCTCGAGCGGAAAGGCTATCCGGCCGACCTCATCCACCGCTTGATCACCTTTGGCCTGACGGACCGTTCGGCCCTGGCCGATGCCCGTCGAGTACAGGACCTGGTCAGTATCCTGGAAGGCGACGGCTACCAAGTGACGGCCCGGGAGCTCGACGCGGAGCACGGCGTCCACCGCCTCATCCTGCGGTCCCTCGAGCGGGGCGTCCACGGTCGGGCCATCGGGTGGGAACTCATCGACGCCCCCGAGTACGGGGCCGTCGTCGAGATTTACAGCCGCCAGCCCGACCTGGCCCGGGCGACGGCCTTCACCCTGGAAGAGAGCGACGGCCGTCGCCACGAGTTTCGCTCCTGGTTGGAGCTCTATGAGTACTTAGACCAGGTCGGCCGGAAGGGGATCACGATCACCCGCTTCAAGGGCCTCGGGGAGATGAATCCCGAACAGCTCTGGGAGACGACGATGAACCCCGAGACCCGGACCCTCTTACAAGTTACCATCGAGGACGCCATGGAGGCCGACCAGACGTTTTCGGTCCTCATGGGCGAACAGGTCGAACCCCGGCGGGACTTCATCCTGACCCACGCCCTGGAGTTCCGCAATTTGGATATTTAG